One genomic window of Thermorudis peleae includes the following:
- the nusG gene encoding transcription termination/antitermination protein NusG produces MPRTLRERLLQKRAESAGEQPGKWYVIHTYSGYENKVRQNLLHRIETMDVADKVFDVVVPVQEEVEIRGGQRQTVERKVFPGYVLVRMILDDESWHVVRNTPGVTGFVGVGNRPVPLDDAEAQAILSGTKTEAPKVKVTLMPGDPVRIIDGPFTDFRGVVDEVDYEKGKVRVLVSFFGRETPVTLDFLQVERET; encoded by the coding sequence ATGCCACGAACCTTACGTGAGCGCCTGTTACAAAAGCGTGCAGAATCAGCGGGGGAGCAACCGGGGAAATGGTATGTTATTCATACCTATTCCGGGTATGAGAACAAAGTTCGCCAGAACCTGCTCCACCGTATCGAGACGATGGACGTCGCTGATAAAGTCTTCGACGTCGTTGTGCCCGTGCAAGAAGAAGTGGAAATTCGCGGTGGGCAGCGGCAGACTGTCGAGCGGAAAGTGTTCCCCGGCTATGTGCTCGTGCGCATGATTCTTGATGATGAGTCATGGCACGTTGTCCGGAACACCCCGGGAGTTACCGGGTTCGTTGGGGTTGGCAACCGGCCCGTGCCGTTGGACGATGCTGAGGCCCAAGCGATTTTGTCAGGGACGAAGACCGAAGCGCCGAAGGTTAAAGTCACGCTGATGCCAGGTGATCCTGTGCGGATCATCGATGGGCCCTTTACGGACTTTCGTGGAGTTGTCGACGAGGTTGATTACGAGAAAGGCAAGGTCCGCGTCCTGGTTTCCTTCTTTGGTCGCGAAACGCCAGTGACGCTCGATTTCCTCCAGGTTGAGCGTGAGACATAG
- the secE gene encoding preprotein translocase subunit SecE: MATKTDTQASTKAKAAKSAQVKKPAKAQARPRAQRTRLAAVRQLIVDVRSEIKKVTWPDRETTRNLTLIVIGLSAILGLLLGGVDALFVRLWDLIQAL; encoded by the coding sequence ATGGCAACAAAGACAGATACCCAAGCAAGCACCAAGGCCAAGGCGGCGAAAAGTGCCCAAGTGAAGAAGCCTGCGAAAGCACAGGCTCGGCCGCGCGCGCAGCGGACACGCCTTGCGGCCGTCCGACAGCTGATTGTTGACGTCCGAAGCGAGATTAAGAAGGTCACCTGGCCTGATCGTGAGACCACGCGGAACTTGACGCTCATTGTGATCGGCCTGTCGGCGATCCTCGGCTTATTGCTTGGCGGTGTTGATGCGCTGTTCGTTCGCCTCTGGGATCTCATCCAAGCACTCTAA
- the rplJ gene encoding 50S ribosomal protein L10 — MPTPEKAQQIDEIATILDQSQLVIVADYRGLTVADLTGFRSQLRQHDAKLRVVKNTLTRIAAERVGTTVMTPLLEGPTALIYTTGDPVATAKAVNDFVRSSRILTVKGALLGRQLLSPQDVEQLATLPSRPELVAKVVGGLQAPLYGLVSVLSGPVRSLLYVLQARARQLEGEAAA, encoded by the coding sequence GTGCCCACACCAGAGAAGGCTCAGCAGATCGACGAGATTGCCACGATTCTGGACCAGTCGCAGCTAGTGATTGTGGCGGATTACCGGGGCCTGACGGTTGCTGACTTGACGGGATTCCGAAGCCAGCTTCGACAGCACGATGCCAAGTTACGGGTGGTCAAGAACACGTTGACGCGGATCGCTGCTGAGCGGGTCGGGACGACAGTCATGACGCCGTTGCTGGAGGGCCCCACTGCCCTGATCTATACCACCGGTGATCCCGTGGCGACGGCAAAGGCGGTCAACGACTTCGTTCGTTCCTCGCGGATCCTGACGGTCAAAGGGGCACTGCTCGGCCGCCAGTTGCTGAGCCCGCAGGATGTCGAGCAGTTAGCAACGTTACCATCGCGCCCGGAGTTGGTGGCGAAGGTTGTCGGTGGTCTTCAGGCACCGCTCTACGGATTGGTCAGCGTGTTATCCGGTCCCGTGCGTTCCCTGCTCTATGTCTTGCAGGCGCGTGCACGGCAACTGGAAGGCGAAGCGGCAGCGTAA
- the rplK gene encoding 50S ribosomal protein L11, whose product MAKKVRAIVKLQLPAGKATPAPPVGPALGQHGVALMNFVKEYNAKTAHLTGQIIPVVVTVYEDRSFTFVLKTPPAADLLRRAAGIEKGAADPKRQKVGRVTREQIREIAQIKLPDLNTPDLEAAMRQIEGTARSMGIEIVG is encoded by the coding sequence GTGGCCAAAAAGGTTCGCGCAATCGTCAAGCTGCAGCTTCCGGCGGGCAAGGCAACGCCGGCGCCGCCGGTCGGCCCAGCCCTGGGTCAGCACGGCGTTGCGCTCATGAACTTCGTGAAGGAGTACAACGCCAAGACGGCTCACCTCACCGGCCAGATTATCCCCGTGGTGGTCACCGTCTATGAGGATCGCTCGTTCACGTTTGTCCTCAAGACACCACCGGCGGCTGACCTGCTGCGGCGGGCAGCCGGCATTGAAAAGGGTGCAGCTGACCCGAAGCGACAGAAGGTCGGGCGGGTCACGCGCGAGCAAATTCGTGAGATTGCCCAGATCAAATTGCCGGACCTCAATACGCCTGATCTTGAAGCTGCCATGCGGCAGATTGAAGGGACGGCTCGGAGTATGGGCATCGAAATCGTTGGATAG
- the rplA gene encoding 50S ribosomal protein L1 codes for MPKHGKRYLEARKQIEPGKLYLPKDAVALVKRIAYADFDEAIELHLRLNIDPRQADQNVRGTVVLPHGTGRTPRVLVFAVGEAARVAEEAGADYVGSDELIRQIQSGWLEFDVAIAMADQMGKVGPLGRILGRRGLMPNPRAGTVVRVPEDLPGVIQEVKRGRIEFRNDRTGNIHTVIGRKHFTDQQLLENLYTFADAINRARPGAVRGQFIRSMTVASTMGPGVPLDVSQTLAEAQEFVA; via the coding sequence ATGCCAAAGCATGGGAAGCGCTACCTCGAAGCGCGAAAACAGATCGAACCCGGCAAGCTCTATCTGCCCAAGGATGCTGTTGCGCTGGTGAAGCGCATCGCGTACGCCGATTTTGATGAGGCGATTGAGCTCCATCTCCGCCTCAACATCGACCCCCGGCAAGCTGATCAAAACGTCCGCGGCACGGTCGTCCTGCCGCATGGCACTGGGCGTACACCGCGCGTGTTGGTCTTCGCGGTTGGCGAGGCGGCACGCGTTGCCGAAGAAGCTGGGGCCGATTACGTCGGTAGTGACGAGCTCATCCGGCAAATCCAGTCGGGCTGGCTTGAGTTTGATGTGGCCATCGCCATGGCTGATCAGATGGGCAAGGTTGGGCCGTTGGGGCGCATTCTCGGTCGCCGCGGCTTGATGCCGAACCCACGTGCCGGCACAGTGGTGCGTGTTCCCGAGGACTTGCCCGGGGTGATCCAGGAAGTGAAGCGTGGCCGCATCGAGTTCCGCAATGACCGTACGGGAAACATTCATACCGTCATTGGCCGGAAACATTTTACTGATCAGCAACTCCTGGAGAATCTGTATACCTTCGCTGATGCAATTAACCGTGCTCGGCCAGGTGCAGTTCGCGGTCAATTCATTCGCTCAATGACGGTCGCCAGCACGATGGGCCCGGGCGTTCCGCTCGATGTCAGCCAGACGTTGGCGGAAGCCCAGGAGTTTGTTGCGTAA